Proteins encoded within one genomic window of Terriglobales bacterium:
- the fabF gene encoding beta-ketoacyl-ACP synthase II, with translation MARRVVVTGIGLICGVGNTSEEAWSNLLAGKSGVARVTQFDASNFACQIAAEVKNFDPLKFIEKKELKKMGRFIHLALAASDEAVRMSGLQVTPELGPRVGVHIGSGIGGFDVIEREHSNLLNGGPRKISPFFIPAAIVNLAAGHVSIRYGAKGPNEATCTACTSSAHSVGDAFKIIARCDADVMIAGGTEAAITPMGLGGFAAMRALSTRNDEPEKASRPWDSARDGFVIGEGAGVLILEELEFARRRGANILAEIVGYGMSADANHITQPAPEGEGAYRVMMTTLADAKIPPSEVNYINAHGTSTDLGDKLETVAIKRAFGDQAYKIPVSSTKSMTGHLLGGAGGLEAGITVLALRDQIIPPTINLENPDPECDLDYVPNRARKAELNFAMSNSFGFGGTNGALLFRRWET, from the coding sequence TTGGCAAGACGGGTAGTAGTCACCGGTATTGGGCTGATCTGTGGCGTGGGCAATACCAGCGAGGAAGCATGGAGTAATCTCCTGGCTGGCAAGAGTGGCGTCGCCCGCGTGACCCAGTTTGATGCTTCAAATTTTGCCTGCCAGATTGCGGCCGAAGTTAAGAACTTCGATCCGTTAAAATTCATCGAAAAAAAAGAGCTCAAGAAGATGGGCCGCTTCATTCACCTGGCGCTTGCGGCCTCTGATGAAGCGGTACGCATGTCCGGCCTGCAAGTTACGCCGGAACTGGGGCCGCGTGTGGGGGTGCACATCGGATCCGGCATTGGCGGGTTCGACGTGATCGAGCGTGAGCACTCCAATCTGCTCAACGGTGGCCCACGAAAAATATCCCCTTTCTTTATTCCTGCCGCTATCGTCAACCTCGCAGCAGGACACGTCAGCATCCGCTACGGGGCCAAAGGGCCCAATGAAGCCACCTGCACGGCCTGCACCTCGAGTGCACATTCGGTAGGCGACGCCTTCAAAATCATCGCGCGCTGTGATGCGGATGTGATGATCGCGGGCGGCACGGAGGCGGCAATTACGCCCATGGGTCTGGGTGGTTTTGCCGCCATGAGGGCGCTTTCAACTCGCAATGATGAACCGGAGAAGGCAAGCCGCCCCTGGGACTCCGCTCGCGATGGTTTTGTAATTGGTGAGGGTGCCGGAGTCCTCATTCTGGAGGAATTGGAATTTGCGCGACGGCGAGGTGCAAACATCCTGGCTGAGATCGTGGGCTACGGCATGAGTGCCGATGCCAACCACATCACCCAACCCGCGCCGGAAGGGGAAGGGGCGTATCGGGTGATGATGACTACGCTGGCGGACGCCAAGATTCCGCCCAGTGAAGTGAATTACATTAACGCCCATGGCACTTCCACCGATTTGGGTGACAAGCTGGAGACCGTAGCCATTAAGCGCGCTTTCGGCGACCAGGCATATAAAATTCCGGTCAGCTCAACAAAATCGATGACAGGGCACCTGCTGGGTGGCGCCGGCGGCTTGGAAGCGGGGATTACAGTGCTCGCTTTGCGGGACCAGATCATTCCGCCTACCATCAATCTGGAAAACCCCGATCCCGAATGTGACCTCGATTACGTGCCTAATCGTGCGCGCAAGGCCGAGTTGAATTTCGCCATGTCAAATTCCTTCGGCTTTGGGGGAACGAACGGGGCACTGCTATTTCGCCGCTGGGAAACCTAA
- a CDS encoding lysophospholipid acyltransferase family protein yields MDDRARPMIWVFWHNCILPATYRFRNHELAVLASRSFDGECIARLIERFGYKALRGSSSHGGVGAMLAARREIELGRAVAFTIDGPRGPRHVAKPGPLLLARVTGIPVVAFHVAVERAWTLPTWDRMIIPKPFSRALVRVSAPILVARDENDEQMERLHAELQAALQRVEQDARSEVARSR; encoded by the coding sequence TTGGACGATAGGGCCCGTCCCATGATCTGGGTGTTTTGGCACAATTGCATTCTTCCGGCAACGTACCGCTTCCGAAATCACGAGTTAGCGGTGCTCGCCAGCCGCAGCTTCGATGGTGAGTGCATAGCTCGCCTTATTGAGAGGTTCGGCTACAAGGCGCTACGAGGATCGAGTTCACACGGCGGCGTGGGTGCGATGCTTGCCGCACGCAGGGAAATCGAGCTTGGCCGGGCAGTTGCTTTTACTATTGATGGTCCACGAGGACCACGGCACGTTGCGAAGCCGGGCCCCCTTCTTCTGGCGCGGGTCACGGGCATCCCGGTTGTGGCATTTCACGTAGCGGTGGAGCGCGCTTGGACTCTGCCGACCTGGGACAGGATGATTATTCCCAAGCCATTCAGCCGAGCACTGGTTCGCGTGAGCGCGCCAATTCTGGTAGCGCGCGATGAGAATGATGAGCAAATGGAGAGGCTTCACGCCGAGCTTCAGGCAGCCCTTCAAAGAGTTGAGCAAGACGCCCGAAGCGAAGTAGCCCGCTCAAGGTAG
- a CDS encoding TonB-dependent receptor: MRVLLYVLFIMICGPVALGSGPSANNLTVTVVDSQDALVPNARVLLSQADQPASLVMQTTSAEGKTTFTALRAGEYRVRVLAPGFAEEEARVGAPGEHTLKLHVAAASENVTVSATRTPVPTEESGAAVASLNADELKNMQPVDEAEALRFLPGAIIGIAGRQGGLSSLFVRGGDSRYNKVIVDDVTVDEPGGTFDFGVVPMVEIDRLEMVRGAASDLYGSDAMTSVVQTWSREGSTRVPELRFGADGGSFQAAHGYASVAGARGRFDYNVFGDQFNTSGQGINDDYSNSSQGGNVGIKLSRQISFRLRARHSNNRTGIQSAWNFNGLPLLAPDRDQRARQNNFLSSGEITASTSRSIHRFTGFEYRHVRLNEDDVVDPGIVSPLYGNVDFPFRLLNDFNRAGFEYQGEYWERSWARTTFGYRFEDENGFVNIPVVHAVRLNHDVYGQQLLTWGRASLQAGLRFVQNGTFGNKVVPRIAGSVLMLRGGQTFSGTRLRGSYATGIKEPRLEEAFANGPFAIPNPNLKPEENRSFDAGIEQKLGGGKYVLSATYYHNIFRNQVEFASSPVTFVGQYVNVNKTLAHGAEFEFHARLTTRMSLDSAYTYTSTQVLAAPLCTPQNFCDPLLGTGAELVRRPRHSGNALLNYASRRWGGQIGATALGRRVDSDFLGLIPHIDHTAGYVRVDLGSWYAINSHVSVYASVGNAFNRRYEEASGYPALRANFRAGLRFRVGGE, encoded by the coding sequence GTGCGAGTCCTGCTTTACGTTCTCTTTATCATGATTTGCGGTCCGGTCGCGCTGGGGAGCGGTCCCAGCGCCAACAATCTGACAGTCACAGTTGTTGATTCCCAGGACGCCCTCGTCCCCAATGCGCGGGTGCTGTTGTCTCAGGCCGATCAGCCCGCTTCCCTCGTGATGCAAACCACCTCTGCTGAAGGTAAGACCACTTTCACTGCACTGCGTGCGGGCGAATACCGCGTTCGAGTATTGGCGCCGGGATTCGCGGAAGAGGAAGCTCGTGTTGGCGCGCCCGGAGAACATACCCTGAAGCTGCACGTGGCCGCCGCATCTGAAAACGTTACCGTTTCCGCCACGCGAACCCCGGTTCCTACAGAGGAGAGCGGCGCGGCGGTTGCAAGCCTCAACGCCGACGAACTCAAGAATATGCAGCCGGTGGATGAAGCAGAAGCTTTGCGCTTCCTGCCCGGTGCGATCATCGGGATTGCCGGTCGCCAAGGAGGCCTTTCTTCGCTTTTTGTGCGAGGAGGCGATTCCCGCTACAACAAAGTCATAGTTGACGACGTGACCGTGGATGAACCCGGAGGCACATTCGATTTCGGCGTGGTTCCGATGGTCGAAATCGATCGGCTGGAGATGGTGCGTGGGGCAGCGAGCGACCTTTACGGCTCTGACGCCATGACCAGCGTGGTGCAAACCTGGAGCCGCGAAGGCAGCACCCGCGTTCCTGAGCTTCGCTTCGGTGCGGACGGGGGCAGCTTCCAGGCCGCTCACGGCTACGCTTCGGTTGCAGGCGCGCGGGGCCGCTTCGATTACAACGTGTTCGGCGATCAATTCAACACCAGCGGCCAGGGCATTAACGACGACTACTCAAATTCTTCGCAGGGGGGCAATGTCGGAATAAAACTCAGCCGACAGATATCGTTCCGCCTGCGTGCCCGCCATTCGAATAACCGTACAGGGATCCAATCCGCCTGGAACTTTAACGGTCTCCCGCTACTGGCGCCTGATCGCGATCAGCGGGCTCGCCAGAATAATTTCCTCTCCAGCGGCGAAATCACGGCCAGTACATCGCGCTCTATCCACCGATTTACCGGGTTCGAATACCGGCATGTGCGCCTCAACGAGGATGACGTGGTGGATCCTGGCATCGTTTCGCCGCTATACGGCAATGTCGATTTCCCATTTCGTTTGCTCAACGACTTCAATCGTGCCGGATTTGAATATCAAGGCGAATACTGGGAGCGAAGCTGGGCGCGGACTACATTCGGCTACCGCTTTGAAGATGAGAACGGCTTCGTCAACATACCAGTGGTGCACGCAGTGCGCCTCAACCACGATGTTTACGGCCAACAGCTATTGACCTGGGGACGTGCGTCTTTGCAGGCGGGATTGCGCTTCGTGCAGAACGGCACCTTCGGCAACAAAGTCGTGCCACGGATTGCAGGCAGCGTGCTGATGCTGCGCGGTGGGCAAACCTTTTCAGGAACGCGTCTGCGCGGATCCTATGCGACAGGGATTAAGGAGCCGCGTCTGGAAGAAGCTTTTGCCAACGGGCCGTTCGCGATTCCTAATCCGAATCTGAAGCCGGAAGAGAACCGCTCGTTTGACGCGGGCATTGAGCAGAAGCTGGGGGGAGGGAAATATGTCTTGTCCGCCACTTACTATCACAATATTTTTCGCAACCAGGTTGAGTTTGCCAGCAGTCCAGTCACTTTCGTCGGCCAATACGTAAACGTAAATAAAACTTTGGCCCATGGCGCGGAGTTCGAGTTCCACGCCCGATTAACCACGCGGATGTCGCTTGATTCCGCTTATACGTACACTTCCACTCAGGTACTCGCAGCTCCCCTCTGCACCCCGCAAAACTTTTGCGACCCCCTGTTAGGGACTGGGGCGGAACTGGTGCGCCGGCCCAGGCATTCAGGAAATGCTCTGTTGAACTATGCCAGCCGTCGCTGGGGCGGGCAGATTGGTGCTACCGCTCTGGGCAGGCGAGTTGATTCAGACTTTCTCGGGCTGATACCGCACATTGACCATACTGCCGGCTACGTGCGAGTTGACCTAGGCAGCTGGTATGCCATCAATTCCCATGTGAGCGTATATGCGAGCGTAGGCAATGCCTTCAATCGACGCTACGAAGAAGCTTCGGGATATCCGGCACTCCGGGCCAACTTCAGAGCAGGACTGCGGTTTCGCGTGGGTGGAGAGTGA
- a CDS encoding class II aldolase/adducin family protein: MKSERQHREEIVRIGGMIHQRGYIAATDGNISVRLPKDRILVTPTAMCKGMLGRSDLVVVDLQGHKLSGRREVTSEVAMHLLIYNLRPDVRAVVHAHPPTATGYAAAGMPLNQPLVSEVVIALGTIPLAEYATPGTPQLSQTLAPLVPHHNAILMSNHGVVTYGEDLFVAYMRMETVEHFAKIALVTHMLGKQQLLSQEELEKLAITREKYVCAINDAQKSGNGRAGNSHSRRR, encoded by the coding sequence ATGAAAAGTGAGCGTCAGCACCGGGAAGAGATTGTCCGCATCGGGGGCATGATCCACCAGCGCGGCTACATTGCGGCTACCGATGGCAACATTTCCGTGCGGCTCCCCAAAGATCGGATCCTGGTGACGCCGACCGCCATGTGCAAGGGGATGCTCGGCAGGTCGGATTTGGTGGTCGTAGATCTGCAGGGACACAAGCTCAGCGGGCGTCGCGAGGTAACTAGTGAAGTGGCCATGCACCTGCTGATTTACAACCTCCGCCCTGACGTGCGGGCGGTCGTTCATGCTCACCCACCTACCGCCACTGGATACGCCGCAGCGGGCATGCCTCTAAACCAACCCTTGGTTTCTGAGGTGGTGATCGCCCTCGGCACCATACCCCTGGCCGAATATGCCACGCCGGGTACGCCCCAGCTCTCCCAGACACTCGCCCCGCTGGTACCGCACCACAACGCCATATTGATGTCCAACCACGGCGTGGTCACCTACGGCGAGGATTTGTTTGTTGCCTATATGCGTATGGAGACGGTCGAGCACTTCGCCAAGATTGCCTTAGTGACTCACATGTTGGGAAAGCAGCAACTATTGAGCCAAGAGGAACTCGAAAAGCTGGCGATCACGCGCGAAAAGTATGTCTGTGCCATCAACGATGCACAGAAGAGCGGCAACGGCCGTGCTGGAAACAGTCACAGCCGCCGCCGCTAA
- the queA gene encoding tRNA preQ1(34) S-adenosylmethionine ribosyltransferase-isomerase QueA, translating to MGPRNLSNGTAGARIRQCAFAGDSSFKYVCSYNWPVLVSEFDYYLPQELIAKEPLPDRSASRMLHLQMGGAADDAALRDRVFRDLPDLLRADDLLVLNNTRVFPARLYGRRVGVRAQLVSPNNPAAAEFLQGRIEVLLTRQLSQEPNEWECLVHPGRKIGLGERLFFGEGAELQAEVIGRGGLDGRSFGERRIRFVPHPDFVDAIERIGHVPLPPYIDRLDRPADRDRYQTVYARESGSVAAPTAGLHFTPEIFGRLREKGIETAEITLHVGLGTFQPVRSERVEDHRLHREWYRISPEAAERISRAMASGRRIVAVGTTTVRTLEYAALQSGRIGIEPASGEAELFIYPGFRFQVVGALVTNFHLPKSTLLMLVSAFAGRDRVLAAYRHAIKNRYRFYSYGDCMFIE from the coding sequence GTGGGTCCCCGCAACTTGTCGAATGGTACCGCAGGAGCGAGAATCCGGCAATGCGCTTTCGCCGGCGATTCAAGTTTCAAATACGTCTGCTCCTATAATTGGCCAGTGCTGGTTTCGGAGTTCGACTACTACCTTCCCCAAGAGCTGATCGCCAAAGAGCCGCTGCCAGATCGGAGCGCCTCGCGTATGCTGCACCTGCAAATGGGAGGGGCTGCCGACGATGCAGCGCTGCGCGACCGGGTCTTCCGTGATCTGCCTGATCTTCTTCGCGCCGACGACTTGCTGGTATTGAACAATACGCGCGTCTTTCCGGCACGTCTCTATGGGAGGCGAGTCGGGGTTCGCGCCCAGCTGGTTAGTCCTAACAATCCGGCCGCTGCAGAGTTCCTCCAAGGCCGAATTGAAGTGCTGCTTACCCGGCAGCTATCGCAGGAGCCAAATGAATGGGAGTGCCTGGTGCATCCGGGGCGCAAAATTGGACTCGGCGAGCGGCTGTTTTTCGGAGAGGGGGCAGAGTTGCAGGCAGAAGTCATCGGTCGGGGCGGACTGGATGGCCGTAGTTTTGGAGAGCGACGGATTCGATTCGTCCCGCACCCCGATTTTGTTGACGCCATTGAGCGCATTGGGCACGTGCCGCTGCCGCCCTATATTGACCGCCTCGATCGGCCTGCCGATCGCGATCGCTATCAGACGGTTTATGCCCGCGAGAGTGGCTCGGTGGCAGCGCCGACTGCGGGACTGCATTTCACACCAGAGATATTTGGGCGCCTCCGCGAGAAAGGCATTGAAACGGCCGAGATTACGTTGCATGTGGGACTGGGAACGTTCCAGCCGGTGCGCAGTGAACGGGTTGAGGACCATCGTTTGCACCGCGAGTGGTATCGCATTTCGCCGGAGGCGGCGGAGCGGATCAGCCGGGCAATGGCCTCCGGACGGAGGATCGTAGCGGTTGGCACAACCACCGTCCGTACCTTGGAGTACGCCGCCCTGCAAAGCGGCAGAATAGGCATCGAGCCCGCCAGCGGCGAGGCCGAGCTTTTCATTTATCCGGGATTCCGGTTCCAGGTAGTCGGAGCTCTAGTGACGAATTTTCACCTGCCGAAGTCAACGCTGTTGATGCTGGTCTCCGCGTTCGCCGGGCGCGACCGCGTTCTTGCCGCTTATCGTCATGCCATCAAAAACCGCTATCGCTTTTACTCGTACGGCGATTGCATGTTCATCGAGTAG
- the polA gene encoding DNA polymerase I, with amino-acid sequence MAQAEAVPEAESQVPPKPVTVPAIATSKPRLPEGAPGKGRIFLIDAMSFIFRAYHAMARQRPMSTRTGIPTAATYVFVNMLRKLREDFHPEYLAAVYDVAAPTFRDQQAAAITSIRKFDIKTQTFQEHAYDGYKATRAEMPGDLAQQLPYIRRALEAYRIPILEMPGYEADDVIGTLARKAAEQSYPVYVVSSDKDMLQLVSDGICVLNPPKDNLICDRAKVEEILGVPPERVVDVMALRGDSIDNIPGAPGIGDKGSVELIRRFGSVEGALDHAAEVEKKSYRESLLNNRDNILLSKQLVTLDRNVGLELDVEAMRAGEPDAEACRKLFTELEFTTLLKDFISGIEVSESRYSEAKSAADVQAVLKAVRKGSALALAVAAPLVQEATSPDSDEEADDVESGELPLTTSAPAQPEPVHKIAISAGPGSALEISLDEGTAAAKLLSALDDAALPKAVHNYKASIHTFEGLGHELTGVRDDSLLYSYLLDPTYSSHRLPDVALRRFNLKLSGSLAEAADATGRLARALRNEVEESGLTKVYEEIDLPLVPVLARMEAAGVKIDCDVLAEMSARLERECGAKAKEIHELAGVDFNINSPRQLGDVLFNKLNLPKPVKYGKGKTISTAVDVLETLALTHEVPRLVLEYRQLSKLKSTYVDALPALLNSCTQRLHTTFSQTGTATGRLSSANPNLQNIPIRTELGREIRAAFIAEPGHMLLAADYSQIELRLLAHFSMDPLLVEAFRRGDDIHTLTASQVFGVPPLMVNAEHRRRAKVVNFGIVYGLSAFGLAQNLQIEKSEARQFIDAYFEKYQGVRRFIDRTLEEARRELRVKTLFGRIRPIADINSKNFNMRGFAERTAVNTPLQGTAADLIKLAMIRIDEELRTQKLKSRMLLQVHDELVFEVPEAEVDAVRSLVREKMEKVHPLKVPLVVDIGVGPNWRDLD; translated from the coding sequence ATGGCCCAGGCTGAAGCTGTCCCCGAGGCCGAAAGCCAGGTTCCGCCGAAACCGGTAACCGTACCGGCGATTGCAACATCCAAGCCGCGCCTGCCCGAGGGTGCTCCCGGGAAAGGGCGCATCTTCTTGATTGATGCCATGTCTTTTATTTTCCGCGCCTATCACGCGATGGCGCGGCAGCGGCCCATGTCCACCCGCACCGGCATCCCAACGGCGGCGACGTACGTATTCGTCAACATGCTTCGCAAGCTGCGCGAAGACTTTCACCCGGAGTATTTGGCGGCGGTTTATGACGTGGCGGCCCCCACATTTCGCGATCAGCAGGCCGCGGCGATCACCTCGATCCGCAAATTCGATATAAAAACACAGACCTTTCAGGAGCACGCGTACGATGGTTACAAGGCGACCCGGGCGGAGATGCCGGGAGACCTCGCGCAGCAGCTGCCCTACATTCGGCGCGCCCTGGAGGCATACCGAATTCCGATCCTGGAAATGCCGGGCTACGAGGCCGACGACGTCATTGGAACTTTGGCCCGCAAAGCGGCGGAGCAGTCTTATCCGGTGTACGTGGTTTCCAGTGATAAAGACATGCTCCAGTTGGTGAGCGACGGGATTTGTGTGCTCAATCCCCCGAAGGACAATTTGATTTGCGATCGCGCCAAAGTGGAAGAGATTCTCGGCGTTCCTCCCGAGCGGGTGGTTGATGTGATGGCCCTGCGCGGCGACAGCATTGACAACATTCCTGGCGCTCCCGGAATTGGCGACAAAGGATCGGTGGAGCTTATCCGCCGATTTGGCTCAGTCGAGGGAGCTCTGGATCATGCCGCCGAAGTCGAAAAGAAAAGCTACCGCGAGTCTTTGCTGAACAATCGGGACAACATCCTGCTGAGCAAGCAACTCGTTACTCTCGATCGCAACGTTGGCCTGGAGCTCGACGTAGAAGCAATGCGGGCCGGGGAGCCGGATGCGGAGGCCTGTCGCAAACTTTTCACAGAGCTGGAATTCACCACCCTGCTGAAGGACTTTATTTCGGGAATCGAAGTCAGTGAGTCGCGGTACAGCGAAGCCAAGTCTGCCGCGGATGTCCAGGCGGTTTTGAAAGCGGTAAGAAAAGGCAGCGCACTGGCCTTGGCAGTTGCGGCCCCATTAGTTCAGGAGGCCACATCGCCCGACTCCGACGAAGAAGCGGACGATGTTGAATCCGGCGAACTGCCGCTGACCACATCAGCGCCCGCACAGCCCGAACCCGTACACAAGATTGCGATCTCCGCCGGGCCGGGCTCAGCATTGGAAATTTCTCTCGATGAGGGCACAGCCGCGGCAAAGCTCCTGTCAGCGCTCGATGATGCCGCTTTGCCCAAAGCTGTCCACAACTACAAGGCCTCGATTCACACATTTGAAGGGCTTGGACACGAGCTGACCGGCGTTCGCGATGATTCATTGTTGTACTCATACTTGCTCGACCCAACTTACAGTTCGCACCGCCTGCCTGATGTTGCGCTGCGGCGCTTTAACCTCAAGCTCTCTGGTTCTCTTGCCGAAGCCGCGGATGCCACCGGAAGGTTAGCGCGAGCTCTTCGTAACGAAGTGGAAGAAAGCGGTCTGACCAAGGTTTACGAGGAAATAGACCTGCCGCTGGTACCAGTATTGGCGCGGATGGAAGCGGCCGGCGTGAAAATTGATTGCGATGTCCTGGCGGAAATGTCCGCACGCCTGGAGCGCGAGTGCGGTGCCAAGGCCAAGGAAATTCACGAGCTGGCCGGCGTTGATTTTAATATCAACTCGCCGCGTCAACTCGGAGACGTGTTGTTCAACAAGCTCAACCTGCCCAAACCGGTGAAATATGGCAAGGGAAAGACCATCTCTACAGCTGTGGATGTGCTCGAGACTTTGGCGCTCACTCACGAAGTGCCTCGGCTGGTGCTGGAGTATCGCCAGCTCTCGAAGCTCAAGTCCACTTATGTGGATGCTCTCCCTGCGTTGCTGAACTCGTGTACCCAGCGGCTGCACACGACCTTTAGCCAAACCGGAACAGCCACAGGACGACTCTCGTCCGCCAATCCGAACCTGCAAAATATTCCCATTCGCACCGAACTGGGCCGCGAGATCAGGGCGGCTTTCATTGCGGAACCCGGCCACATGCTCCTGGCTGCCGATTACTCACAGATTGAGCTGCGGCTGCTAGCGCACTTTTCCATGGATCCGCTCCTGGTGGAGGCCTTTCGCCGGGGCGACGACATTCACACCCTGACCGCCTCCCAGGTCTTCGGAGTTCCGCCCCTGATGGTCAACGCTGAGCACCGCCGGCGGGCGAAAGTGGTGAACTTCGGCATCGTCTATGGGCTTTCGGCGTTCGGCCTGGCGCAAAACCTGCAAATTGAAAAGAGTGAGGCCAGGCAATTCATAGATGCCTATTTTGAAAAATATCAGGGCGTACGCAGATTCATCGATCGCACCCTGGAAGAAGCGCGCCGCGAGCTGCGAGTGAAAACCCTCTTCGGACGCATCCGGCCTATTGCTGACATCAACAGCAAGAACTTCAATATGCGGGGTTTCGCCGAGCGCACAGCGGTCAACACGCCGTTACAAGGCACCGCTGCCGACTTGATCAAGCTGGCCATGATCCGCATAGATGAAGAACTGCGGACGCAAAAATTGAAGTCACGCATGCTGCTCCAGGTCCATGACGAGCTGGTATTCGAAGTCCCGGAAGCCGAGGTGGACGCCGTTCGCTCGCTGGTTCGGGAGAAGATGGAAAAAGTCCATCCCCTGAAAGTTCCACTGGTGGTTGATATCGGAGTAGGGCCGAACTGGAGAGATTTAGACTAA